TCACCGGCAGCGGCGCCCGGCACACGGTCACGGTCGACCAGAACGGCCAGCACGTGACCCGCGACGTGCAGGTCGGCCTGGAGGGCGGCCAGACCACCCAGATCACCTCCGGCCTCGACGTGGGCGAGCAGGTCGTGATCACGATTCCTACCGGAAGCGGCGGCGGCACGCAGACCGGCAACCAGCCCGGGGGTGGGTTCCGCTTCCCGGGCGGTGGCGGGTTCACGGGCGGCGGCGCGACCGGTGGCGGGTTCCGCGGCGGCACCGGCGGTCGGCAGGGGGCCGGCCGGTGACCGCCGCGGTCCTCGACGTGCGCCGGGTCGGCAAGGTCTACGGGACCGGCCAGACCGCCGTGGCGGCGCTGCGCGAGGTGTCGCTGACCGTCGAACGCGGCGACTACGTCGCGGTGATGGGCGCCTCGGGCTCCGGCAAGTCGACCCTGATGAACATCCTCGGCTGCCTCGACGTGCCGAGCAGCGGGCGCTACCTGCTCTCCGGCGTCGACGTCGGCAAGCTCGGCGACCGGCAGCTCGCGCTGCTGCGCAACCGCCGGATCGGGTTCGTCTTCCAGTCGTTCAACCTGATACCGCGGATGACCGCACTGGCCAATGTGGAACTTCCGCTGGCGTACGCCGGTGTCCGCGCCGCCGCCCGCCGGCGCCGGGCCCGCGCCGCGCTCGACCTCGTGGGCCTGGCCGACCGGGCCGGGCACGAGCCCAACCAGCTCTCCGGCGGCCAGCAGCAGCGGGTCGCGGTGGCCCGGGCGCTGGTCACCGAGCCGGCGCTGCTGCTCGCCGACGAGCCGACCGGCAACCTCGACAGCCGCGCCACCGCCGACGTGCTGACCATCCTCGACGAGCTCAACGCGGCCGGCCGCACCATCGTGGTGATCACCCACGAGACCGAGGTCGGCGACCGGGCCCAGCGGCTCGTGCGGCTGCGCGACGGCTCGATCGTCGCCGACGACCGGCAGAGCGCGCGGGTGGCGGCATGACGATCCGGGAGACGCTGCGCTTCGCGCTGCGCGGCATCGGCGCCAACAAGCTGCGGTCGGGGCTGACCATGCTCGGCATCCTGATCGGGGTGGCCGCGGTGATCCTGCTGGTCGCCGTCGGCACCGGGTCGGCGAAGGAGGTCAGCGACCGGATCGAGGCGCTGGGCACCAACACGCTGACCGTCCAGGGCGGTGGCGGCGCCGCGGCCGGCGGGCTGACGGTGCCGCTCGCCGGCGCACTGGTCGATCCGGTGCTCGCGCCCGACGTGGTCTCGGCGTCGCCGGTCGTGAGCGGGTCGACGACGGTCACCTACGACGGCACCGACCACACCGTGCCGCAGTTCGTCGGCACCGACCAGGCCTATTTCTCGGCCGCCAACAGCCCGGTCGCCAGCGGCTCGGCGTTCACCGCCGACGACGTCACCCGGGCCCGGCGCGTGCTGGTGCTCGGCCGCACCGTCGCCGACGAACTCTTCCCCGGCGCGGACCCGGTCGGCAAGGAGGTCACCGTCGGCGGCGCCCTCTACACGGTGAACGGGGTGCTCGCGGCGCGGAACTCCGCGGGCGGCTTCGCTGACGCCGACGACATCGCCATCGCGCCGGTCACGGCGGTGCGGCAGACGCTCACCGGGTATGGCCCGATCACCTCGATCCTGGTGCGCGCCGCCGGGTCGGACCGGGTGGACGCCGCGCAGGCCCAGGTGGGCGCCATTCTCGACGCCCGGCTGCCGGCCCGCACCGACGGCGGCACGTCCTACCGGATCCAGAACGCGGCGCAACTGCTGGCCACCCAGTCGCAGACCGCGCAGACCTTCACCACGTTGCTGGGCACCGTGGCCGGCATCTCGCTGCTGGTCGGCGGGCTCGGCGTCACCAACATCATGCTGGTCACGGTCACCGAGCGGACCCGGGAGATCGGCATCCGCAAGGCACTCGGCGCGCCGCGCGGCGCGATCCTGACCCAGTTCCTGGCCGAGGCAACCATGCTCAGCGTGCTCGGCGGCGGGCTCGGTGTGGCGGTCGCGCTGATCGGCAGCCACTTCACCATCGCCGGCGTACGCCCGGTGGTGGTGCCCGGCTCGATCGCCCTGGCCCTCGGCGTGTCCGTCGCGATCGGGCTGTTCTTCGGCAGCGTCCCGGCACACCGCGCGGCGGGGCTGCGCCCGATCGACGCGCTGCGCTACGAGTGAGAGGGGAAGCCGCGGTGACCCACGCCGTGCTCGACGACGACGAGGCCCTGCTGGCCGAACTGGCCGCGGTCGGCGCCCGCCGGTGGTGGAACCGGTGGACGATCGGCCTGGGCGTGCTCGTGCTGCTGCTCGGTGGGTTCGTGGCGGGAGTGCAGGTGCAGCGCTCCTACGGCCCGCAGCCGGCGGCCGCGGCCGGTCGCGGCGGCGCTCGCCCGAGCGGCTTCCCGACCGCCTTCCCGGGCCGCGCCGCGCCGACCACCGCGCCGGCGACCAGCGGCACCGTCAAGCTGGTCGACGGTGGCACGCTCTACGTGCAGACCGCCGACGGCGTGGTGACCGTGCGGACCAACGGCGACACGGCCGTGCGTACCCCCGCTGCTTTGAAGAACCTCAAGCCAGGCGACCCGGTCACCGTCGAGGGGCCCGACGACGGCTCCGGCACGGTGACCGCGACCAGCGTGACGCGCACCAAATAGCCGAAGATCACCCATGCGGGTGATGGGTGGGCCGGATCCCGGCGGGGCGCGGGGGCCTGATGAGTAGGTTGACGGGTGAGCGTTGAGGAGCGGATCGGCGACGCCGTCAACGTCCTCGTGACGATCGTCGAGGCGTGCGGTGCCGTGATCATCGGCGCCGGCGCCCTCTACGCCTTCGCCCGGTTGCTGGTCGTCGCGGTTCGCGGCCGCGACACGACATCGTTCGTCCGGGTCCGCCTCACCCTCGGCCGCTTTCTGACGCTGGGTCTTGAGTTCCAGCTAGCGGCCGACATCCTGCGCACGGCGATCGCGCCGTCGTTCAGTGAGATTGGCCAGCTCGCGGCGATCGCGGCGATCCGGACGGCGCTCAACTACACGTTGCGCCGCGAGATCGACGAGGAGCGCCGGCAGGTGGCGGCCGGCGGGGCCGCGAAACCGTGACGTTCGGCGACGTCGTCGAGATCGCCGGCGCGGTCGTCGCGTGCCTGGGCATCGCCGCGGCCGGGGCGGTCTTCGTCTCGTCACGGCGCCCGTTGGCGGCGCTCGCCGTGCTGCTCGACCTGCTCACCGCGGCGGGCCTGCTGCACCTGGCCGCCGACCCGAGCTATCTGCGTGCCCTGTCGGCCGGCATCGTGCTCGGGATCCGGCACCTCATCACCTGGTCGCTGATGACCGGTGGCCGGGCGATGACCCCGCCGGTGCAGGACTGGCTCGGCCGCACCCGGAAATCTCCGCGTTGAGCGCCTTCCTTCGCATAACGCCGACCCGGACAGCCCTGATCTGAAACGATTATCTCGCATTCGGCAGAACTGTCTTACGTGGACACCCGTGCGGTTCGGCCATCCCCGCGTGCCTGGAAGGAATCCGCGATGGTCGGTCGTGCCCTGCTCGGTCGTGCCGTGGTCGCTGTTGTGACGGCCGCAGCGGTGACCTTTGCCCTTTCCGGGCCGGCCGATGCCGCCCGCCTGGCGCGCTCGGATTTCGCGGCCGCCGCCGCCCGCTACGACGTGCCACCGGATCTGCTGGTGTCACTCGGCTGGACCCAGTCGCGGCTCGATCAGCGGGCCGTCGGGCGCGACGGCGACTGCGGCATCATGCAGCTCTCGACCACGCGCACCCTGCCGGCGGCTGCGACGCTGACCAGGATGGCCCGGGCCGATCTGTGCTCCGACGCGGCCGCCAACATCGCCGGCGCCGCGGCGGTGCTGCGCGCCTACGCCGACGAGGAAGGGCTCGACGCCACCGGACGCGCCGACCTCAACCGCTGGTATGGCCCGATCGCGTCGTTCGCCGGCCCGGTCGGCGACCAGATCGCGCGGCTGTTCGCCGACACGGTCTACGACCAGTTGGCCGACGGGTTCGACGGCCCGCTGCGGGTCGAGGCGCGACCGGTCGCACCGGACCGCGGCCGGTATGCGGACGTGCCCGCCTGGGGAACCGTCGACGACCGCAGTGCCGACCACCCGCCGGCCGTCTGGGCGCCGGCGCACAAGGACAACTTCGAGGTCGCCAACCGGGAGAAGAGCGGCCCGATCGACTTCGTCGTCATCCACGTGACCCAGGGTTCCTACGCCGGCAGCATCGCCTGGTTCCAGAACCCGAAGTCGGAAGTGAGCGCCCACTACACCTTCCGGTCCGTGGACGGCGCGGTGACGCAGTCGGTGCGCGAGAAGGACATCGGCTGGCACGCCGCCAACAAGGACTACAACGCGCGGTCGATCGGCATCGAGCACGAGGGCTTCATCGAGAACCCGGCCTGGTTCACCGACGCGATGTATCGGTCGTCGGCGGCGCTGACCCGGATCCTGACCCGGAAGTACGGGATTCCCCGGGACCGCAAGCACATCATCGGCCACGGCGAGGTGCCCACGGCCGACCACACCGACCCCGGTCCCTACTGGAACTGGACCTACTACCTCGAGTTGGTCAACGGCAACTTCCTCAAGGGCACGGGCACGGTGGAGACGCCGACGGGCCGGCTCAACGTGCGCAGCGGGCCGGGCACCGGCTATTCGACGGTCGGCTCGGTGGCCAACGGCACCAAGGCGACCATCTTCTGCCAACGCGCCGGCAGCAAGGTGACCGGGACGTTCGGCACCAGCACGGTCTGGAACCGGATCGGCATGAACCGCTGGGTCTCGGCGACCTACCTGCGCACGAGCCAACCGGGCTTCATCCCGCGAGTGCCTCACTGCTGAAGGAAACATTCAGCTCCTTCGGTTTCGGCGGACATCCTTTACATCGATAACCATCACCGTGTACGGTTTCGCGATGGTGCTTCGTCTGGTGCTGTCAGCCGTGTTGGTCGCTGCCGCCGCTCCGGCCGTTTCCGTCTCGCCGCCGCCGCAACCGGCTGCTGCTTTCGCTTCCGCGGCCGCGCGTTACGACGTACCCCGTGATCTGCTCCTGTCGGTCGGTTATGCGCAGTCCCGGCTCGACCAGGGCGCCAGCGGGCAGGGGCACGGGATCATGCAGCTGACCGACGCGGTGACGCTTCCGGCGGCAGCGGCGTTGACCGGCGTGTCGTTGGCCTCGTTGCGTGCCGGGCTCGCGGACAACGTGGCCGGCGCGGCGGCGGTCCTGCGGTCCTATGCCGACCAGGACGGTCTCGACGGCCGTGCCCGAGCAGACGTCAACCGGTGGTTCGGGCCGGTCGCGTGGTTCTCCGGAGCTTCGGACCCGGCGGTCGCGCGGCTGTTCGCCGACACGGTCTACGCGCACCTCGCCGCCGGGTTCGCCGGTCCGGTCAGCGTGCCGGCGCGGCGGGTCGCGCCCGACCGCGGCAGGCTGGCGGCGGTGCCCGCGTGGGGCAGCGGCGACGTGGGCATCCTGAGCGCCGACTACGGCCCGGCCGTGTGGGCGCCGGCCAACGCGGGCAACTTCACGGTGGCGAGCCGCACCAGCGTCGACTACGTCGTCATCCACGTGACCCAGGGCTCCTACGCGGGCAGCATCAGTTGGTTCCAGAACCCGGCGTCGAATGTCAGCGCGCACTACGTCTTCCGGTCGTCGGACGGCGCGGTGACGCAGACGGTGCGCGAGAAGGACATCGCCTACCACGCCGGAAACTGGGACTACAACACGCGTTCGATCGGCATCGAGCACGAGGGCTTCGTCGACAACCCGGCCTGGTTCACCGACGCGATGTATCGCGCGTCGGCCGCGCTGACCCGCAACCTGACCACGAAATACGGGATTCCGCGCGACCGGGCGCACATCATCGGCCACCGCGAGGTGCCCGGCGCCACCCACACCGACCCGGGTCCGAACTGGAACTGGACCTACTACATGCAGCTTGTCAACGGCGTCACCGGCACGGGCAGCGGCACGGTCGACACGGCCTCGACCAACCTGAATGTCCGAGGTGGACCGGGCACCGGCTTCGCGGTGGTCGGCACGGTCGCCGACGGCGCCGCCGTCACGGTCTGGTGCCAGGCGACCGGCACGACGGTGACGGGCACGTTCGGCACGAGCAACGTGTGGAACCGGATCGGCACGGGACGCTGGGTGTCCGACACCTACGTGCGCACCGGCCACAGCGGCTTCATCCCGGGCGTGCCGCGCTGCTAGACGGCCTCGCCCCCGATCAGGCCGACGCCGGCCTTGGTGATCGTGGAGCAGGCCGCGAGCTGGGCTGCCAACGCGCCCAGCCTGGCGGCTTCTTCCAGCGACCGGGCGTCGACGACGAGCGCGGGCCGCCGCCGCCGCAGGCTCCGGACGATGAATTCCCCGGACGGGTTCAGTTGAGCTTGGAGACCTGGTAGTGGCTGATCAGCCAGCCGCGGTCGGTTTTTCTGGTGACCACGCTGAGGTTGACGGTGAGGACCGGGCGGTCGGTGAACGCGAAGTCGACGCTCAGGTAGCCCAGGACCAGATCCTCGCTGAGGCGGCGGGTCTCGCGAATCTCGTACGCCGCGGTCATGCCCATTGGTTGTGAGTCGTAGTAGGCGGCGACGCCCTCGGGCCCGACGGTGTAGGGGTGCAGGCCCTGGAAGATGGCGTCGTCGGTGAAGCACTGCGCGACGCCGGGCGGGTCGTGCGCGTCGACCGCGGCCTTCCAGCGGTCGAGGACGCCGCGCAGGATGCGCTCTTCGGCGGTGCCCGGTTGGCCCGGATCGCTCGGGTGCGGCGTCAGCGGGGTCACGGTGTCGTGGCGCCAGGCGCGTAGCGGCATCGAGGCGAGGACGGTTTCGAGTTGATCCGCGTCAGGGGCGCTGAAGAGGCCGAAGGAGCGCCACTCACCGGGTTTCAAGGGCGGGCGCCACAACCGCAGGAGGTTGCCGCGCGCCGCCAGTTCGGCGGACCGGGCGGCCTCGCGGGCGCGCATCTCGGCGACCGCGTCGTCCGTAGTGCCGGCCGGCACGGTCGTCACCATGTCAACGAGAAACTCCACTCTTGCGACCTTACTTTTGGCCTGTGTGGCCGGCCGACCAAAAGGGACTTTCCGCACTGATGCGTCCACCTCGCCGGCTGCCGCGGGCCAGGATGGGTGGATGACGACGACGGAGTTTCTGGCCTCGACGACGTTCGAGGTGCCGGGCTATCGGGTCGAGCGCACGCTGGGCATCGCGTGGGGCATCATCGTGCGCAGCGTGGGCGTGGTCCGTGGAGTGACCGGGGGGCTCAAGGCGCTGCGGCAGGGCGAGGTCTCCGAATACACGTCGGTGGTCGACGCGGCGCGGCACACGGCGTTCGAGCGGCTCGTCGCGCACGCACACGAACTCGGCGGCAACGCGGTGGTCGGGGTGCGCTTCGACTCGTCGGACATCGGCAACGGGTTGTCGGAGATCGTCGCCTACGGCACGGCCGCGGTGGTCACCTCGGCCTAGCGGCCCGCGGGGCCGGGGATCTTGATGCTTTCATGATCAGCTATGGTTCAGCCGTTCACCTATCCCTATATTTAGGAGCAGGAATGCGGCGCGGTTTCGCCACGTTGGTCATGGTTTCGGTGGTCGCACTGGGCGCCGCGGCGTGCGGGTCGTCCGGCGACGACGCCGGTTCCGCTAACGCGGCCGGTGGTGCGCCCTCGTCGTCGGCGGCTGCCGGCGGTGCGTCGGACGCGACCGTGGCGGCCTGCACGGAAGCCCTCGCCGCCAGCGAGGCCGGTGCCAAGGACTTCGGCAGTGGGCTCGACGAGATGCAGAAGATGCTGCTCGGCATCACCGCGGACAGCGTCGACGCCGAGCTCGAGGCCAAGGGCACCGAGCTGGAAACCAGGATGCACGCCAGCTTGAAGACGTGGTCCGACAAGCTGACGGCCCTGGCCGGCCAGGACGTCGACGCCAAGGTGAAGACCGCCCTGACCGAGTCGGCCACCACGGTCACGAAGATCAACGACCCCGACGACGACACCGCGGGCGACGCGGCCCGCACCACCCTGAACGGCGTCGCCGACAAGATCAAGGCCGCCTGCCCAGCGGCGTAGCGCCAGTTCGAGCGGCCGCCCCGACGGTGGGCGGCCGCGGCGGCTCGTGTGACGGTGGTTGGCGCGACCGAGCCTGGGCCCGAGCCCGAGCCCGAGCCCGAGCCTGGGCCTGGGCCTGGGCCCGAGCCTGGGCCCGAGCCCGAGCCCGGGCCCGAGCCCGAACCTGGGCCCGAGCCCCAGCCCGAGCCCTTGCCCTTGCCCTTGCCTGGGCCCGAGCCCGAGCCCGAGGCCGAGCCTGGGCCCGAGGCCGAGCCTGGGCCCGAGGCCGAGCCTGGGCCCGAGGCCGAGCCTGGGCCCGAGGCCGAGCCTGGGCCCGAGGCCGAGCCTGGGCCCGAGGCCGAGCCTGGGCCCGAGGCCGAGCCTGGGCCCGAGGCCGAGCCTGGGCCCGAGGCCGAGCCTGGGCCCGAGGCCGAGCCTGGGCCCGAGGCCGAGCCTGGGCCCGAGGCCGAGCCTGGGCCCGAGGCCGAGCCTGGGCCCGAGCCCGAGCCCGAGCCTGGGCCCGAGGCCGAGCCTGGGCCCGAGGCCGAGGCCGAGCCCGAGCCCGAGCCCGAGGCCGAGCCAGAGCCCGAGCCAGAGCGCGAGCCCGAGGCTCGAGACCTCGCTTGTTAAGAGCACGGCGCAGCCTGGGCCGGACCACGGCGCGGCCCACGATGGACTCGACCTGCACCCACCTGGGGCGGCAGATCTGTCAGAAGAAAGATCGACCTGACAGATCTAGCGCCCCAGATCGGACTCGCGGTCGTGATGCCGGCCGAAGAGGACGCCGCAGCCTCACATCCGGGATCGCAGCACGTCGACCTCGCAGCCCGGCGCGAAGGGGTCGAAGCCCTGGCCGATCAGTGAGCGGACTCCCAGCAGGCTGCGTAACGACCACCACGCGTGGATCACGTCGAGGTCGATGTCGGTGCCGTAGCCGGCGATCACGTCGTCGAGGTGCTCCTCGTGCCCGAGGGTGAAGGTGGCCAGGTCGTAGAGGGCGTCGCCCTGGCCCGCCTCGGACCAGTCGATGATGCCGGTGACCTCGTCGCCGTCGACGAAGATGTGTGCGATCTGAAGGTCGCCGTGGGTGAACGCCGGCGTCCATGGCCGCAGCGCGGCCTCGGCGACCTCGCGGTTGCGGGCGACCAGGTCGGCGGGCAGGACGCCGTTGGCCACGAGCGACTCGCACTCCTCGTCGAGCGCCGCCGTCAGCGCGGCGATGCTCCGGCCCGCCCGGCCGGGCCACGGTGGCAGGGGTGCGTCGTGCAGCTTGCGGATGGCGGCGCCCGCCGCGGCCCATCCCGCCGGCGACCCGGTCGACGGGCCGCCGAGGCGCCCGAGCGTCGCGCCCGGTAGTGCGGCGGTCGCGAGGACGGGAGGGTTTCGCCACAGGATCTCCGCCGTGGGGACCGGCGCGAGGGTCATTGCCTCGACCTCGGCGTCGATGCGCGCCTGATCGGCGTCGACCTTCAGGAACACGTCACCGACGCGCAGGGTCGCGCGCTCGGAATGGGCGACGACGACGGTGACCTCATCCATCGACGACCAGTATCCCGGCGATGATCGCCGGCGTCGCCCGGTTTATCGCGTGCGCGGACGCTCAGACCCCCGCACCGCCCGACCACCGGCGCGGATCGTCGCACACCGCATCCGAGCCGCGGTTTGGGCAGGTCAAGGGTCGTGGCATTTGCCACCTGAGGAGGTGGGCGGCCTTCAAGATCGGTTAGCCTTCGCCGTCGGCTGTCCCACTATTTAGGAGCGGTTATGCGGCGCGGTATCGCCACGGTGTTCGTTCTCGCGGTTGTCGGCCTTGGTGCCGCCGCCTGTGGGTCGGGGGGCGACGCGGCGGATTCGTTGCCGACCAGTGGGGCTGACGCCGGGGTGGTCGACGTCAAAGCGGTCGCTACCGTCAACGCCTGCAAGGAGGCGATCGCCGACAGTGACGCCCGGCAGCAGGAACTCGCCGACTCGCTGGACGAGTTGAGCCGGGCCGACAACGCTGACGAGGCGGCGCCGATCGACAAGGCCGTCGACTACACCATGCAGTGGTG
This genomic interval from Asanoa ferruginea contains the following:
- a CDS encoding ABC transporter permease, with protein sequence MTIRETLRFALRGIGANKLRSGLTMLGILIGVAAVILLVAVGTGSAKEVSDRIEALGTNTLTVQGGGGAAAGGLTVPLAGALVDPVLAPDVVSASPVVSGSTTVTYDGTDHTVPQFVGTDQAYFSAANSPVASGSAFTADDVTRARRVLVLGRTVADELFPGADPVGKEVTVGGALYTVNGVLAARNSAGGFADADDIAIAPVTAVRQTLTGYGPITSILVRAAGSDRVDAAQAQVGAILDARLPARTDGGTSYRIQNAAQLLATQSQTAQTFTTLLGTVAGISLLVGGLGVTNIMLVTVTERTREIGIRKALGAPRGAILTQFLAEATMLSVLGGGLGVAVALIGSHFTIAGVRPVVVPGSIALALGVSVAIGLFFGSVPAHRAAGLRPIDALRYE
- a CDS encoding muconolactone Delta-isomerase family protein: MEFLVDMVTTVPAGTTDDAVAEMRAREAARSAELAARGNLLRLWRPPLKPGEWRSFGLFSAPDADQLETVLASMPLRAWRHDTVTPLTPHPSDPGQPGTAEERILRGVLDRWKAAVDAHDPPGVAQCFTDDAIFQGLHPYTVGPEGVAAYYDSQPMGMTAAYEIRETRRLSEDLVLGYLSVDFAFTDRPVLTVNLSVVTRKTDRGWLISHYQVSKLN
- a CDS encoding DUF5666 domain-containing protein, which gives rise to MTHAVLDDDEALLAELAAVGARRWWNRWTIGLGVLVLLLGGFVAGVQVQRSYGPQPAAAAGRGGARPSGFPTAFPGRAAPTTAPATSGTVKLVDGGTLYVQTADGVVTVRTNGDTAVRTPAALKNLKPGDPVTVEGPDDGSGTVTATSVTRTK
- a CDS encoding phosphotransferase family protein gives rise to the protein MDEVTVVVAHSERATLRVGDVFLKVDADQARIDAEVEAMTLAPVPTAEILWRNPPVLATAALPGATLGRLGGPSTGSPAGWAAAGAAIRKLHDAPLPPWPGRAGRSIAALTAALDEECESLVANGVLPADLVARNREVAEAALRPWTPAFTHGDLQIAHIFVDGDEVTGIIDWSEAGQGDALYDLATFTLGHEEHLDDVIAGYGTDIDLDVIHAWWSLRSLLGVRSLIGQGFDPFAPGCEVDVLRSRM
- a CDS encoding peptidoglycan recognition protein family protein — encoded protein: MVLRLVLSAVLVAAAAPAVSVSPPPQPAAAFASAAARYDVPRDLLLSVGYAQSRLDQGASGQGHGIMQLTDAVTLPAAAALTGVSLASLRAGLADNVAGAAAVLRSYADQDGLDGRARADVNRWFGPVAWFSGASDPAVARLFADTVYAHLAAGFAGPVSVPARRVAPDRGRLAAVPAWGSGDVGILSADYGPAVWAPANAGNFTVASRTSVDYVVIHVTQGSYAGSISWFQNPASNVSAHYVFRSSDGAVTQTVREKDIAYHAGNWDYNTRSIGIEHEGFVDNPAWFTDAMYRASAALTRNLTTKYGIPRDRAHIIGHREVPGATHTDPGPNWNWTYYMQLVNGVTGTGSGTVDTASTNLNVRGGPGTGFAVVGTVADGAAVTVWCQATGTTVTGTFGTSNVWNRIGTGRWVSDTYVRTGHSGFIPGVPRC
- a CDS encoding ABC transporter ATP-binding protein, translated to MTAAVLDVRRVGKVYGTGQTAVAALREVSLTVERGDYVAVMGASGSGKSTLMNILGCLDVPSSGRYLLSGVDVGKLGDRQLALLRNRRIGFVFQSFNLIPRMTALANVELPLAYAGVRAAARRRRARAALDLVGLADRAGHEPNQLSGGQQQRVAVARALVTEPALLLADEPTGNLDSRATADVLTILDELNAAGRTIVVITHETEVGDRAQRLVRLRDGSIVADDRQSARVAA
- a CDS encoding YbjQ family protein, which codes for MTTTEFLASTTFEVPGYRVERTLGIAWGIIVRSVGVVRGVTGGLKALRQGEVSEYTSVVDAARHTAFERLVAHAHELGGNAVVGVRFDSSDIGNGLSEIVAYGTAAVVTSA
- a CDS encoding N-acetylmuramoyl-L-alanine amidase, whose protein sequence is MVGRALLGRAVVAVVTAAAVTFALSGPADAARLARSDFAAAAARYDVPPDLLVSLGWTQSRLDQRAVGRDGDCGIMQLSTTRTLPAAATLTRMARADLCSDAAANIAGAAAVLRAYADEEGLDATGRADLNRWYGPIASFAGPVGDQIARLFADTVYDQLADGFDGPLRVEARPVAPDRGRYADVPAWGTVDDRSADHPPAVWAPAHKDNFEVANREKSGPIDFVVIHVTQGSYAGSIAWFQNPKSEVSAHYTFRSVDGAVTQSVREKDIGWHAANKDYNARSIGIEHEGFIENPAWFTDAMYRSSAALTRILTRKYGIPRDRKHIIGHGEVPTADHTDPGPYWNWTYYLELVNGNFLKGTGTVETPTGRLNVRSGPGTGYSTVGSVANGTKATIFCQRAGSKVTGTFGTSTVWNRIGMNRWVSATYLRTSQPGFIPRVPHC
- a CDS encoding DUF1622 domain-containing protein; the encoded protein is MSVEERIGDAVNVLVTIVEACGAVIIGAGALYAFARLLVVAVRGRDTTSFVRVRLTLGRFLTLGLEFQLAADILRTAIAPSFSEIGQLAAIAAIRTALNYTLRREIDEERRQVAAGGAAKP